A genomic region of Runella rosea contains the following coding sequences:
- the rfbB gene encoding dTDP-glucose 4,6-dehydratase, giving the protein MQKILITGGAGFIGSHVVRRFVTSYPTTQIVNLDALTYAGNLANLTDIESQPNYTFVKGDITDAAFIDELFKTHDFTGVVHLAAESHVDRSISDPMAFVMTNVIGTVNLLNAARIAWKGKEEGRRFYHVSTDEVYGELHDPKEFFVETTSYDPRSPYSASKASSDHFVRAYHNTYKLPVVISNCSNNYGPNHFPEKLIPLMINNIQNNKPLPVYGKGENVRDWLYVEDHARAIDLIYHEGVNGETYNIGGCNEWKNLDLVFLLCKVMDEKLGRPEGTSAQLITYVTDRAGHDLRYAIDPSKLMNELGWKPSVTFEEGLEKTVQWYLDNQKWLENVTSGNYQKYYDGMYVDR; this is encoded by the coding sequence ATGCAAAAAATACTTATAACGGGAGGAGCTGGTTTTATTGGGTCGCATGTGGTACGACGGTTTGTAACGAGCTATCCCACCACCCAAATTGTCAATTTAGACGCCCTTACCTACGCTGGTAATTTAGCTAACCTGACGGATATAGAAAGCCAACCCAATTATACGTTTGTAAAAGGGGACATTACAGACGCGGCGTTTATTGATGAACTTTTCAAAACGCATGACTTTACGGGGGTTGTTCATTTGGCGGCCGAGTCGCACGTCGACCGTTCTATTTCTGACCCCATGGCGTTTGTGATGACCAATGTGATTGGCACGGTAAATTTGCTCAATGCAGCTCGTATTGCATGGAAAGGAAAAGAGGAAGGGCGACGTTTTTATCACGTTTCGACCGACGAAGTCTACGGAGAGCTTCACGACCCGAAGGAGTTTTTTGTGGAAACCACCAGCTATGACCCACGGTCGCCGTATTCAGCATCGAAAGCTTCTTCTGACCATTTTGTGCGGGCGTACCATAACACGTACAAATTGCCCGTGGTGATTTCTAATTGTTCCAACAATTACGGACCCAATCATTTTCCCGAAAAGCTGATTCCATTGATGATTAATAATATTCAGAACAACAAGCCGCTTCCCGTTTATGGAAAAGGTGAGAATGTTCGGGATTGGCTGTACGTCGAAGACCACGCACGCGCCATTGACTTGATTTACCATGAAGGTGTAAATGGCGAAACCTATAATATTGGTGGTTGCAATGAGTGGAAAAATCTGGATTTGGTATTTCTGCTGTGTAAAGTGATGGATGAGAAATTGGGAAGGCCCGAAGGAACATCGGCTCAGTTGATTACTTACGTCACCGACCGTGCCGGCCATGATTTGCGCTATGCCATTGACCCGTCCAAGCTGATGAATGAATTGGGCTGGAAACCTTCGGTTACATTTGAAGAAGGACTGGAGAAAACCGTGCAATGGTATTTGGATAATCAAAAATGGCTAGAAAATGTCAC